The DNA segment GGGTTTCCAGGAGTTGTCAAATACTCGATCCGTGAATTGAGAAAAAACATGGCAACAATCGCACGTGAGGTCGACTTGATGATTCTCGATACACCTTCGCACTCAAGCAGGGGCGCAGGGGATGTCGTGTCTCTTTTGGATTTTGTGCTTATTCCGAGTAGGCTCACCATCCATGACTCCGTGAAGCTTGTGTGTGAAAAGGGAAAATCCGGTGCTATTGTCTTGAATTGTTGTCCGCCGCCAGGTCTATTTGACGAAACCGCTTTGGTGCGCGAGGCTTGCTTGGCTTTGGAAGTCTATAAAATGCCTGTTTCTCCGGTCGCCATTTCACAACGTGCCGCCTTCAGTCTTGCGCTTATCGACGGTAGGGCCGTAACTGAGTTTGAAAAGAAAGGTAAGGCCGCAGGGGAAATCAAGACATTATGGGGTTGGATAAAAAAGGAGTTGGCCAATGGTGAGCAGAGCTCAATTAACGTTGTTGCCTGTTGATCAAGGCAGGGATAGTCTTCCTCGTAGAACGACTCGAGAGAGTTCCCTGGTTGGGGGTGCTCAGCGCGGGGACAGTCCTGCGAATGTCGAGCCTACTGTGTCCCGGTTAACTCGGAAGCGGATGTTCAAAACGGGATTGGTCTTGGCGTTAAGCGTTGTTTCATTGATTTTGTTTCGGAGAAAACTCTTTTGATAAAGAGATTCCGTGTTCTTCGGTCTTGAATCACTGAAGAAGTGCTGAAAGGTGTCGGTGTTCTCCATATGTAATGGAATGCGTGTCCTTAAACCTCTGAGTATTTTGCATCTCGGAAATGAGTAGCTGCCATGAAATATTTTGCTCTTCTTTTAGTGCCCATTCTGGCTATTTCCCTCTGCTCTCAATGCCTTGCGGAAGTGCCTGCCGGTGTTTTTTATAAGGTTATCAAGTCGGAAAGGGTGGAGTCCGGCGTTTGTGCTCTTGATATCGAGATCAATAAAAAAGTCGATAAGATCGGATTGGCTGGTCTTGCTGACCATTTACGTAACAGGGAACCTGTTGTGTATGAAGATATGTGCATTAATTTTTATCTTGAAGGTGAACATCTTGCCAATGGGGCGTGGGCTGTTGCGCGGTTCTCCCCGGAGCTGAAAGTGAAGGTGCTTGGTCTATCGCTTGAAGATGAAAAAAAAATCATGAGCCAATCGCTTCCCATAGCAGGAGAGATCCTCGGGCAATGGCTCAACGAATTGCCTCATCTGGGGTCTTTGTATACATTGATTCGTCATGAAAAGACTTATTCTCTTGTGCGTATGTTCCCGGATGGCAGGCGGGATATTTCCAGTTTAATGATGGTCAGTGAGGATGGGAGACAGTCGTTTGCTGAAGCGGGAGATGCTCAGGAAGGCAAATCGTATCAAATAACGACTCACGGGGATTTGGAAATCAAGATTGGCGAGAGGGAGCTTATGACGTTAAGCCCGGTTCACTCTCATTGATATTTTGGCTGTATCGCCGAAAGGGACACACAGCTTTGTTTATGATAGCGGCTTTTTCTGCTTCTCACAAGAATGAGGAACATACTGTTTTCAAGAAAGGGCTTCGGCGCTTTTCCTCATCTGTTCTTGTACGAGGAAAGAGATCAGTTGCCATGCACTTTTCTCAATATGGCAGCCGGGTTGCCGATAACAACCGTGTTTGGCGGGACATCATGAATGACAATTGCCCCCATTCCGACAAGGCTTTCAGTGCCGACTGTGAGATTGCTTCGTATGGCTGAGTTTGCACCGATATAGACAGAATCAGCAAGTGAACAGTTGCCGTTGATGCAGGCTCCTCCGGCTATACAGCTATAGTCCCCCACTGAGGTGTCATGGCTCACAACCGCATGAGGCAGCATGATGACATGATTCCCGATTATGACGTCCGATGCGACAGTGGCATTGGGGAGCAGGACTGTCCCTGCGCCGATATTTGCCGTTGCTGAAACAGATGCGGTGGGGTGGATGATTGACTCAAATTGTTCAATCGGTATTCGAGTTTTCTCCAGTATCGCTTTCTTTCTGTAAAAATTGAATTCACTTCCTATCCCATTGACAAAATAAGCTTCAGAGAAGCGTACTGCGTCTTCCAGTTTTCCGAGAACTGGTTTTCCGTGAATCAGTTGTGCATGGATTTCGCAGTTGTCGTCAAGAAACCCCAAAACATTATAGGTGCTCTTAAAGGCATTGATGACGTTGATCGTGTCAAGAATATCTCGGCAGTTGCCACCAGTGCCGAGTATTATGATGTCTTTTACCATGGCCTGCCCTTTGTGCTGGATTTCATTGGGGATGAAAGGGAGTAGAATCCTTCCTGATCATGCTTGAGTGTCAAGTATGACGGGCTACGCATGTTTTTTCAAGTCAAACAGACTCTCTAGTCAACATTAAGGTCGTCTTTGAATGGAGTGAGGGAGGATTTTTACTTTCTTGTGAGGAGATGTCTTGCAGGTCTCGGGATACCTGAGTCTCCTGATTTGGCGAGGCCCGTGATAAGAGGCAGGTATACCGATTTACTCAAGAAAAAAGGGTTGTAGCTTTTGAGCTACAACCCTTTTTTCTTGACTGGTGCCGAAGAGAAGACTCGAACTTCCACGGTCGTTAAACCACATGAACCTGAATCATGCGTGTCTACCAATTCCACCACTTCGGCACGTTCAGAGCGAAGAGGCTTATATATGGGCCATATCCAATTAGCAAGTCTTTTTTATGTTTTCTTGTTTCAGAGAATTACAAAAACATGGTGGCATATCAGAACAGCAGTTCATGAAGCGAGCGCTGGGTGGAAACGAGAAAGGCTTCTTGGGATGTCCCGCGAAGCCTTTTGATTCTCGTGTGCAAAAAAAGGAAGATATTTGTCTTTAGCAATGCTTGTGCCAAAATTTGACTTTCTTTTTTATAAAAATAAAACCCAATTATCCTAGCTATTAACGTGATTTTTTATCTCTACGACCAGATGATACCATAATAAAACTGGACAAAAAATTTGAACATTGGGCTTGGTTCCGCCGAATCAGTTGCATTTTTTGAACTCCCACTTTCTTGAAGGGCAGGGTGCGCCCTCACCAGAAGACCGTTTTCATGGAAGGATCAGTGTTTCAATCTTGATAACACTGGGAAAACTCTTTAGGTTTCGCATGAATGGAGAGTGAAATGGAAAATTTTGTATTGCTGGGTGTCTGTTTCCTCCTTGGGGTGGTGCTCCGTAGGGGAAAGATTGTTGACGAGAAAGGGGTCGTCGCTCTCAACGGGATTATCATTCACGTTTCGCTTCCTGCATTGGCTCTTTTGTATACCCATTCTCTGCCTGTGGGCCCGGAATTGCTCATACCTGCGGCCATGGCCTGGATTCTTTTCGGCGTCGGTTTGCTTGTGTTTTACGGCATTGGGAAAGTGTTTGGACTGGACAGAAAGACCATCACCTGCCTCACTCTTTGTGCCGGGTTAGGCAATACTTCTTTTGTTGGATTGCCTATGATCGAAGCCTTTTACGGACGGGAGTTTCTTGGGGTCGGGATGCTTTGCGATACAGCCGGAACATTTATGGCTCTCGCCATTCCCGGTATTATTTTGGCTGCTCGAGCCTCTGGCCACAATATTGCTGGGTGGCATGTGGCAAAAAAAGTTCTTCTTTTTCCTCCTTTTTTTGCCGTTGCCTTTGGATTCGCCATGCAATCGGTTGAGTATCCCGGTTGGTTTGAGTCTGTTCTTTCCCGGCTTGGCAGTACCTTGACTCCGCTTGCTTTGCTCTCTGTGGGAATGACTCTGCGCTTTGAAGACTTGAGAGGAAATGGGAGATCCCTTGCAATCGGTTTGGGGTACAAACTCTTTGCTGCTCCACTTCTTATAGGTTTCCTGTATATGGGGATACTTGGGAACGAAGATATGATTACTCGGGTAACTGTCTTTGAAGCCGCCATGGGGCCAATGATAACAGGTGGTATAATTGCCATGACCTATGGGCTGAACCCTCGTCTGGCATCGGCCTTGCTCGGAGTTGGTATCCCCATGTCCTTTTTGACTGTCCCGCTTTGGTACTTCCTCTTGGGACTCATTTAATATTCACGACCCCTTGATTCCTGTCTCTTTCGAGTCTACGCTTGATAAAAGTATGGAGTTTCAATGAAAATCGGTATTCTTGGCGGGAGTTTCAATCCCATTCACATCGGTCACATCCGAATGGGGATCGAGGTATTGGAAAGGCTGGGACTCGACAGAGTTGAATTGGTCCCTGCCAAACGTCCACCCCACAAAGATGGGAGTGATATCCTGCCCTTTGATTTGCGGTTGGAACTTGTAGAGAGGGCCATTGTTGGCATTCCTGGCTTGGGGAGCAATGCGCTGGAGGGGGAGCGGGCCGGACCTTCATTCACCTGTGATACGCTGCATTGCTATCAGTCCCGACAACCCAAGTCGAAGATATCGTTCATACTCGGTGCCTCCACCTTTCTTGAGTTGCCATCATGGCGACGCGGGGTGGAAATTCCCGAGATGGCTTCACTTGTCGTGGTCAATCGTTGGACAGCCTCGGACAAAGTTGCCGGGTTCATCGCTGATCACTGGCCTGGCGCAGAGCCTCAGGGTGAAGGAAAATGGGTTTTCTCGACGGGGCAAACGATTGATTTGCTCGATATCCCGCGTATGGATATCAAAGCTGGGCATATCCGGCGGCGGTGGCTGGAAAAAAGGAATTTGCGCTTTCTCGTTCCTCAAGCAGTTGAGGCTGTTCTCGAAGAAAAGGCTGCACTGGTGGAAGAGTCTTGGGGAAAGCGTCGTTGATCTGCCATTCTCAGACAGCATGGCCTGTCATCTGCAGGACTGTGGCGAACACTTCTTTGGGTGAGATTCCAGACAGGCAATCAAAGCCTTCAGGACATTCTCTGCTCCCATGGAGTGAG comes from the Pseudodesulfovibrio piezophilus C1TLV30 genome and includes:
- a CDS encoding AAA family ATPase, producing MKTITLLAQKGGTGETILSIHLATAAANRRYSVLTVDIDPQGSSFFWSQRRQRGFPGVVKYSIRELRKNMATIAREVDLMILDTPSHSSRGAGDVVSLLDFVLIPSRLTIHDSVKLVCEKGKSGAIVLNCCPPPGLFDETALVREACLALEVYKMPVSPVAISQRAAFSLALIDGRAVTEFEKKGKAAGEIKTLWGWIKKELANGEQSSINVVAC
- a CDS encoding acetyltransferase, encoding MVKDIIILGTGGNCRDILDTINVINAFKSTYNVLGFLDDNCEIHAQLIHGKPVLGKLEDAVRFSEAYFVNGIGSEFNFYRKKAILEKTRIPIEQFESIIHPTASVSATANIGAGTVLLPNATVASDVIIGNHVIMLPHAVVSHDTSVGDYSCIAGGACINGNCSLADSVYIGANSAIRSNLTVGTESLVGMGAIVIHDVPPNTVVIGNPAAILRKVHGN
- a CDS encoding AEC family transporter — its product is MENFVLLGVCFLLGVVLRRGKIVDEKGVVALNGIIIHVSLPALALLYTHSLPVGPELLIPAAMAWILFGVGLLVFYGIGKVFGLDRKTITCLTLCAGLGNTSFVGLPMIEAFYGREFLGVGMLCDTAGTFMALAIPGIILAARASGHNIAGWHVAKKVLLFPPFFAVAFGFAMQSVEYPGWFESVLSRLGSTLTPLALLSVGMTLRFEDLRGNGRSLAIGLGYKLFAAPLLIGFLYMGILGNEDMITRVTVFEAAMGPMITGGIIAMTYGLNPRLASALLGVGIPMSFLTVPLWYFLLGLI
- the nadD gene encoding nicotinate (nicotinamide) nucleotide adenylyltransferase produces the protein MKIGILGGSFNPIHIGHIRMGIEVLERLGLDRVELVPAKRPPHKDGSDILPFDLRLELVERAIVGIPGLGSNALEGERAGPSFTCDTLHCYQSRQPKSKISFILGASTFLELPSWRRGVEIPEMASLVVVNRWTASDKVAGFIADHWPGAEPQGEGKWVFSTGQTIDLLDIPRMDIKAGHIRRRWLEKRNLRFLVPQAVEAVLEEKAALVEESWGKRR